The Lycium ferocissimum isolate CSIRO_LF1 chromosome 10, AGI_CSIRO_Lferr_CH_V1, whole genome shotgun sequence genome window below encodes:
- the LOC132032908 gene encoding uncharacterized protein LOC132032908 yields the protein MEYERIDKKNLQLSPRKLRSLLLGAEKKRKQEGREEVIEDQEFESATLSLRSHLPEIHDSGCNLENCKDVNVVSVVPESSTSLAIDSSMSLEMINDMRIKDQSLVSTRIMSQDESIFDCDSGIDSISTISPLFEFQKAERVPQRVPLAPFSKPAPSKWDDAQKWIASPTSNRPRTGQNSQVVGSRKTRQQYTKVVVEVPDQRLVPYEDPIDTKQIDSGQPKDSGVQKFVSWEADPHPIAESYVKPVLMIENSVRQSAINLSRHDSSVSIHSSTVIPPPSTARSVSMRDMGTEMTPIASQEPSRTGTPVRATTPTRSPTSSRPSTPGAAPASSPFRSSNDNMDTRTNELLSDQELQMKTRREIMQLGTKLGKMNIAAWASKDGEDRNASSFPKTNKQGQQSATVTEARAAAWEEAEKAKYMARFKREEIKIQAWENHQQAKTEAEMRKIEVEVEKMKARAQDKLMNKLAAVRHKAEEKLAAAEARRNKRAAKIDKQAEYIRKTGRLPRSFLCFRWCF from the exons CTGTCTCCTAGGAAGCTAAGGTCTTTGTTACTGGGAgcagaaaagaagagaaaacaagaaggaaGAGAAGAAGTAATAGAAGATCAAGAGTTTGAATCTGCTACATTGTCCTTGAGATCCCATTTGCCTGAGATCCATGATTCTG GTTGTAATTTGGAGAATTGCAAAGATGTAAATGTTGTAAGTGTTGTTCCTGAGAGTTCAACATCCTTAGCAATTGATTCGTCAATGTCCTTGGAGATGATTAACGACAtgagaatcaaagatcaatCATTGGTCAGTACAAGAATTATGTCTCAAGATGAGAGTATTTTCGACTGTGATAGTGGAATCGATAGTATTAGTACTATATCTCCGCTCTTCGAATTTCAAAAGGCTGAGCGAGTCCCACAGAGGGTTCCCCTAGCTCCTTTCTCGAAACCTGCCCCTTCCAAATGGGATGATGCGCAGAAATGGATAGCAAGCCCAACATCTAACAGGCCAAGGACTGGGCAGAACAGTCAAGTTGTTGGATCACGCAAAACTAGGCAACAATATACGAAAGTTGTAGTTGAGGTTCCTGATCAAAGATTGGTTCCTTATGAGGACCCTATTGATACAAAGCAGATAGACTCAGGCCAACCGAAGGACAGTGGAGTCCAGAAGTTTGTGAGTTGGGAGGCTGACCCACACCCAATTGCTGAATCATACGTGAAGCCGGTGCTCATGATTGAAAATTCTGTCAGACAATCGGCAA TAAATCTGAGCCGTCATGATTCGTCTGTTTCTATACATAGTTCAACTGTCATCCCCCCACCATCGACTGCTAGGTCAGTTTCAATGAGAGACATGGGCACAGAAATGACTCCAATTGCAAGCCAGGAACCTTCTAGAACAGGGACACCTGTGAGAGCAACAACACCAACTCGCAGCCCGACTTCTTCTCGGCCATCAACTCCAGGAGCTGCACCAGCTTCCTCTCCTTTTCGTTCTTCAAATGATAATATGGATACTCGCACAAATGAGTTGTTGTCTGACCAGGAATTACAGATGAAAACTCGAAGAGAAATCATGCAACTAGGAACTAAACTTGGTAAGATGAATATAGCTGCCTGGGCTAGCAAAGATGGTGAGGATAGAAATGCATCCAGCTTTCCAAAAACCAATAAGCAAGGGCAACAAAGTGCAACTGTCACTGAGGCACGTGCAGCTGCTTGGGAGGAGGCAGAGAAAGCGAAGTACATGGCCAG GTTTAAACGAGAAGAGATCAAGATACAAGCATGGGaaaatcatcaacaagcaaAGACGGAAGCCGAGATGAGGAAAATTGAG GTGGAGGTGGAAAAGATGAAGGCACGAGCTCAAGACAAGCTAATGAACAAGCTAGCTGCTGTGAGGCACAAAGCCGAAGAGAAACTGGCAGCAGCAGAAGCCAGGAGGAACAAACGTGCTGCAAAAATAGACAAACAAGCAGAATATATTCGTAAAACTGGACGTTTACCCCGATCATTTTTGTGCTTCCGCTGGTGCTTCTGA
- the LOC132032911 gene encoding zinc finger CCCH domain-containing protein 17-like: MVGPTPPQFPAPAPEKVTLSAEEEAIKRNTDCVYFLASPLTCKKGSECEYRHSDMARLNPRDCWYWLNGNCLNPKCAFRHPPFDGFLEAQVPTAMGSSVAPMVSVAPMSQVPYASSKQAVPCIFFQQGICRKGDKCAFMHAPTFVSNKPSQLPPVSTASSETPTVKKAFDGVGKTVQGKKFPHTNNLKPAELPKPVGKLENTFGEKVLPPNSVINREHSRYKPTNTPPPTNGNPLSGPHRVQQPIGIDDDEISREPSPGFDVLVDDELRGDSDYYHDGDHYGGTRDNLGRNEYDMGDSADYDSVADIDRDMYRDVHGYEDSYDRLQGRYAREQHIASSERRYGTLDNNEHAEMADLRHRLSKHRRGGNGLKSVIGDFSSEKHVEDQGNRSSRRETHYLPSHDSSLSGRLRGRIKIPVRSSSPTDRADLRFDREMDRVRDRRKLSSERPQMYSYQGRPQDRIKGRVQGDFNNDRRNNRGPYLRRDRINDNNSDFRRPKSLAELKGRKTAESNEQSLNEQQPLGKRKFQKVDSGGNLSFEGPMPLKEILKRKKGNADFPSAIIKNESDLPIQKEESKLVSGDSNGPQETKSADHQSPLHHNTNELEPEEEMIVEGADSQDHEGYYEPVEGEDYNFDEGDPEDEFLDDDDDFAKKLGVVSS; the protein is encoded by the exons ATGGTGGGCCCTACACCGCCGCAATTTCCGGCGCCGGCACCGGAAAAAGTTACTTTATCAGCTGAAGAAGAAGCTATAAAGAGAAATACAGATTGTGTTTATTTTCTTGCTTCTCCACTCACATGTAAAAAG GGAAGCGAGTGTGAGTACCGCCATAGTGACATGGCTCGGCTTAATCCAAGGGATTGCTGGTACTGGTTGAATGGAAACTGCTTAAACCCAAAGTGCGCATTCCGGCACCCT CCTTTTGATGGATTTTTGGAAGCTCAAGTTCCAACTGCTATGGGATCTTCTGTAGCTCCTATGGTGTCTGTTGCACCTATGTCACAGGTTCCATATGCTTCTAGTAAACAAGCCGTGCCGTGCATATTCTTCCAGCAAGGGATTTGTCGAAAAGGTGATAAGTGTGCATTCATGCATGCACCAACCTTTGTTTCTAACAAACCTTCACAGCTGCCTCCAGTGTCTACTGCATCTAGTGAAACTCCAACTGTTAAGAAGGCATTCGATGGGGTCGGAAAAACTGTGCAAGGCAAGAAATTTCCACATACAAATAATCTGAAGCCTGCTGAACTACCTAAACCTGTGGGAAAACTGGAAAATACCTTTGGTGAGAAGGTACTGCCACCAAATTCTGTCATAAACAGAGAACATTCCAGGTACAAGCCAACAAATACGCCGCCTCCAACCAATGGCAATCCTCTCAGTGGACCCCACAGAGTGCAGCAGCCCATTGGGATCGATGATGATGAAATTTCAAGGGAGCCTTCTCCTGGTTTTGATGTCCTTGTGGACGATGAGCTCAGAGGTGATTCAGATTATTATCATGATGGAGATCATTATGGTGGAACAAGGGATAATTTGGGGAGAAATGAATATGACATGGGCGATTCTGCTGATTATGATTCAGTGGCAGATATTGACCGAGATATGTACCGTGATGTGCATGGATATGAGGACTCGTATGACAGGCTTCAGGGTCGCTATGCTCGGGAGCAGCATATAGCTTCTTCTGAGAGACGCTATGGTACACTAGATAACAATGAACATGCTGAAATGGCAGATCTGAGACATCGGTTATCGAAACATAGGAGGGGTGGTAATGGTTTGAAATCTGTCATTGGTGACTTTTCAAGTGAAAAGCATGTTGAAGACCAAGGCAACAGGAGTTCTAGGAGGGAGACACACTATTTACCTTCACATGATAGTTCTCTTAGTGGTCGTCTTCGAGGAAGAATAAAGATTCCAGTTAGGTCATCTTCTCCAACTGATCGGGCTGACTTACGGTTTGATAGGGAAATGGATAGGGTGAGAGACCGTCGCAAGTTGTCTTCAGAAAGGCCACAGATGTACTCTTACCAAGGAAGGCCACAAGACAGAATAAAGGGAAGAGTGCAAGGGGATTTTAATAATGACAGGAGAAATAACAGAGGTCCGTATCTAAGAAGAGATAGAATAAATGACAATAATTCTGACTTCCGGCGTCCTAAAAGTCTTGCAGAACTTAAAGGTAGGAAAACTGCTGAGAGCAATGAGCAAAGTCTCAACGAGCAACAACCCCTGGGAAAGCGGAAGTTCCAAAAGGTTGATAGCGGGGGCAATCTATCATTTGAAGGACCAATGCCCCTAAAAGAGATTTTGAAGAGGAAAAAAGGGAATGCTGATTTTCCTTCCGCTATCATCAAGAATGAGTCTGACCTCCCTATTCAGAAGGAAGAATCTAAGCTCGTATCAGGTGATAGTAACGGTCCACAAGAAACAAAATCCGCGGATCACCAATCTCCTTTGCACCACAATACAAATGAACTTGAACCTGAAGAGGAGATGATTGTGGAAGGAGCAGACTCTCAAGACCACGAAGGCTACTATGAACCGGTTGAGGGAGAAGATTACAACTTCGACGAAGGTGACCCCGAGGACGAATTCTTGGATGATGATGACGACTTTGCAAAGAAGCTTGGTGTTGTTTCCTCATAA